A DNA window from Aestuariispira ectoiniformans contains the following coding sequences:
- a CDS encoding ATP-binding cassette domain-containing protein encodes MTGMNTILPLAFDNVCYRIGRRDFVKDFTCRFEAGRRYLIIGPNGAGKTLLLRLAHGLIKPSKGKVRWEGPDARQAKRKQAMVFQRPVMLRRTASANIDFALSVHGVPRAERAARVEDVLQRTGLRQVANRPARALSLGEQQRLSLARAWALRPQVLFLDEPTASLDPPASHIIEELLQEIAANGTTIIMTTHDLGQARRLADDVLFMFRGRVKEMAAAEKFFAGPENDLAQAFLKGELLWWQRRPEECGSERC; translated from the coding sequence ATGACAGGAATGAATACGATCCTGCCGCTGGCCTTTGACAATGTCTGCTACCGAATCGGCAGGCGCGATTTCGTTAAGGATTTCACCTGCCGGTTTGAGGCCGGGCGGCGTTACCTGATTATCGGTCCCAACGGGGCTGGGAAAACCCTGTTGTTGCGTCTTGCGCATGGCCTGATCAAGCCCAGCAAGGGCAAGGTGCGTTGGGAAGGTCCCGATGCCCGCCAAGCCAAACGCAAGCAGGCAATGGTCTTTCAGCGACCGGTTATGTTGCGTCGGACGGCGTCTGCCAATATCGACTTTGCCTTGTCGGTTCATGGCGTGCCCCGGGCGGAGCGTGCAGCCCGTGTTGAGGATGTGCTGCAGAGAACCGGCTTGCGGCAGGTGGCGAACCGGCCTGCGCGCGCGCTGTCGCTGGGAGAGCAGCAGCGTCTTTCTCTGGCGCGGGCCTGGGCGTTGCGGCCTCAGGTGCTGTTTCTGGACGAACCGACTGCCAGCCTGGACCCGCCGGCCAGTCATATCATTGAGGAATTGCTGCAGGAAATTGCGGCAAATGGCACCACGATTATCATGACGACCCATGATCTGGGGCAGGCGCGCCGACTGGCGGACGATGTTTTGTTCATGTTCCGTGGCCGGGTAAAGGAAATGGCGGCGGCGGAGAAGTTTTTTGCCGGGCCGGAAAACGACCTGGCACAGGCGTTTTTGAAGGGAGAGCTTCTCTGGTGGCAGCGCCGCCCTGAGGAATGCGGCTCCGAACGATGCTAA
- a CDS encoding ABC transporter permease, with the protein MEEFWAAFETAGRLITTLDHDLIEIVGLSLQVSLTAVLAASVIGLPLGAILAMTRFPGRRILIVTLNALMGMPPVVVGLIVYIMLSRSGPLGVFGLLFSPTAMVIAQVLLVVPIVASLTRQVMEELWREYQEQLRSIGANPWQTLAALLWDGRFSLTTAELAGFGRAIAEVGAVMIVGGNIDHVTRVMTTAIALESSKGDLPMALGLGAVLICLSLAVNLAAYLVKEMGERRYGA; encoded by the coding sequence ATGGAAGAATTCTGGGCGGCCTTTGAAACAGCCGGACGGTTGATCACGACTTTAGACCACGATCTGATCGAAATTGTCGGGCTGTCCCTGCAGGTCAGCCTGACGGCCGTATTGGCCGCTTCCGTCATCGGGCTGCCTCTGGGCGCCATATTGGCCATGACCCGCTTTCCGGGGCGGCGTATCCTGATCGTGACCCTGAATGCCCTGATGGGGATGCCGCCGGTTGTCGTCGGCCTGATCGTCTATATCATGCTGTCGCGTTCCGGGCCGCTTGGCGTGTTCGGACTTTTGTTTTCACCAACGGCCATGGTCATCGCCCAGGTCCTGCTGGTGGTGCCGATCGTTGCCTCGCTCACCCGGCAGGTGATGGAAGAATTGTGGCGTGAATATCAGGAACAGTTGCGATCCATCGGCGCCAATCCCTGGCAGACGCTGGCAGCCTTGCTGTGGGATGGCCGTTTTTCCCTGACGACGGCGGAACTGGCAGGGTTCGGGCGTGCCATCGCAGAAGTTGGCGCGGTGATGATTGTCGGTGGTAACATTGATCATGTGACCCGTGTGATGACGACGGCAATTGCCCTGGAGTCCAGCAAGGGCGACCTGCCCATGGCGCTCGGGCTGGGGGCGGTGCTGATTTGTCTCTCACTGGCCGTTAATCTGGCGGCCTATCTGGTCAAGGAGATGGGTGAAAGGCGGTATGGCGCATGA
- a CDS encoding amino acid ABC transporter substrate-binding protein codes for MKFKTLLAAGAAIAMGSTMASASTLDDVKAAGQIKCGVSQGLPGFSNPDDQGNWTGIDVDVCRAVSAAIFGDPDKVEYKPLSAKTRFTALQSGEIDVLSRNTTWTATRDNSLGLDFTGVTYYDGQGFMVRKDLGVKSATELSGAAVCTNTGTTTELNVADYFRAHGMDYTVVAFEKADEVVAAYDSGRCDVYTTDRSGLAAQRVKLSEPDAHVVLPEIISKEPLGPVVREGDNNWGDIVRWSLNAMIDAEELGVTSENVDQMKGSDNPGIKRLLGTEGDLGGQLGLSSDWAYNIIKKVGNYSEIYERNVGPNTPLKLERGVNALWTKGGILYAPPLR; via the coding sequence ATGAAATTTAAAACGCTTTTGGCTGCTGGTGCAGCTATTGCGATGGGGAGCACCATGGCAAGCGCATCCACCCTGGATGACGTGAAGGCTGCCGGTCAGATCAAATGCGGCGTGAGCCAGGGTCTGCCGGGCTTCTCCAACCCGGATGACCAGGGTAACTGGACCGGTATCGACGTTGACGTCTGCCGTGCAGTATCCGCCGCTATCTTCGGCGATCCGGACAAAGTCGAATACAAGCCGCTGTCGGCCAAGACCCGTTTCACCGCACTGCAGTCCGGTGAAATCGACGTCCTGTCCCGTAACACGACCTGGACGGCAACCCGCGACAACAGCCTGGGTCTCGACTTCACGGGCGTGACCTACTACGACGGTCAGGGCTTCATGGTCCGCAAAGACCTTGGTGTGAAGAGCGCGACGGAACTGTCCGGCGCCGCAGTCTGCACCAACACCGGCACCACCACCGAGTTGAACGTTGCCGACTATTTCCGTGCCCATGGCATGGATTACACGGTCGTTGCGTTTGAAAAAGCCGACGAAGTGGTTGCCGCTTATGACTCCGGTCGTTGCGACGTATACACCACCGACCGTTCCGGTCTGGCTGCACAACGCGTCAAGCTGAGCGAGCCGGATGCCCACGTCGTTCTGCCGGAAATCATTTCCAAGGAACCGCTGGGTCCGGTGGTCCGTGAAGGCGACAACAACTGGGGCGACATCGTTCGCTGGTCCCTGAACGCAATGATTGACGCTGAAGAACTCGGCGTGACCTCTGAAAACGTCGACCAGATGAAGGGCTCCGACAACCCGGGCATCAAGCGCCTGCTCGGTACCGAAGGTGACTTGGGTGGTCAGTTGGGCCTGAGCAGCGACTGGGCTTACAACATCATCAAAAAGGTCGGTAACTACAGCGAAATCTACGAACGCAACGTTGGCCCGAACACCCCGCTGAAGCTGGAACGCGGTGTCAACGCTCTGTGGACCAAAGGCGGCATCCTCTACGCTCCGCCGCTCCGCTAA
- a CDS encoding amino acid ABC transporter permease — translation MALKAEANKAAGSVLYDPRYRSIFYQVAALALVVWVGWFLTDNTLTNMEQRGIQSGFDFLNTTAGFGIIQSLIPYSETSTYGRAFLVSLINTILVAGVGVLLATVIGFVVGVARLSHNWLISKLATVYIETFRNIPLLLQIFFWYHAVLKPLPAPRAILERGEVVTFSLNNRGLYLPRPVFDTGFDIILIALAVAIAGTIFLSKWASKRQMATGAQFPIFRTGLAIIVGLPLIAFGLVALVEGGSPMHFDYPVMRGFQLSGGMPIIPEFIALVLALSVYTAAFIAEIVRAGIESVSHGQTEAAHALGLRNGPTLRLIIIPQALRVIIPPLTSQYLNLTKNSSLATAIAYPDLVSVFAGTTLNQTGQALEIIMITMAVYLSLSLMTSTFMNWYNAKIALVER, via the coding sequence ATGGCGCTCAAAGCGGAGGCCAATAAGGCCGCAGGTTCTGTTCTATATGACCCGCGCTACCGTTCCATATTTTATCAGGTGGCGGCACTCGCGCTTGTTGTCTGGGTCGGGTGGTTTCTGACCGACAACACGTTGACCAATATGGAACAACGCGGGATCCAATCCGGTTTTGACTTCCTCAATACCACCGCCGGATTTGGTATTATCCAATCACTCATACCCTACAGCGAAACTTCAACTTACGGGCGGGCCTTCCTGGTCAGCCTGATCAACACGATTCTGGTTGCTGGCGTTGGCGTTTTATTAGCCACGGTCATCGGTTTCGTCGTGGGTGTGGCGCGGCTGTCTCACAACTGGCTGATCTCCAAACTGGCGACGGTCTATATCGAGACATTCCGTAACATTCCTCTGCTTTTGCAGATTTTCTTCTGGTACCACGCGGTACTGAAACCCTTGCCGGCCCCGCGCGCCATTCTGGAACGCGGCGAAGTCGTCACTTTCAGCCTGAACAACCGCGGCCTCTATTTACCGAGGCCCGTTTTTGACACAGGCTTCGATATTATTCTGATTGCACTGGCCGTGGCCATCGCAGGGACAATTTTCCTGTCGAAATGGGCCAGTAAACGTCAGATGGCCACCGGGGCCCAGTTCCCGATCTTTCGGACGGGCCTGGCCATTATCGTCGGTCTGCCGCTGATTGCTTTCGGTCTGGTTGCCCTGGTCGAAGGTGGCTCGCCCATGCATTTCGACTATCCGGTCATGAGAGGCTTCCAGCTGTCCGGCGGTATGCCGATCATCCCGGAATTCATTGCACTGGTGCTGGCCCTGTCGGTCTACACTGCTGCATTCATTGCCGAAATCGTCCGTGCAGGGATTGAATCCGTCAGCCATGGTCAAACGGAAGCCGCTCATGCCCTGGGATTGCGTAATGGTCCGACCTTGCGTCTGATCATCATTCCGCAGGCCCTGCGCGTGATCATTCCGCCGCTGACCAGCCAGTATCTGAACCTGACGAAAAACAGCTCGCTTGCAACAGCAATCGCCTATCCTGACCTGGTATCGGTTTTCGCCGGTACGACCCTGAACCAGACGGGTCAGGCCCTTGAGATCATCATGATCACCATGGCGGTTTACCTGTCCTTGAGCCTGATGACGTCAACGTTCATGAACTGGTACAACGCAAAGATTGCATTGGTGGAGCGGTAA
- a CDS encoding amino acid ABC transporter permease (The N-terminal region of this protein, as described by TIGR01726, is a three transmembrane segment that identifies a subfamily of ABC transporter permease subunits, which specificities that include histidine, arginine, glutamine, glutamate, L-cystine (sic), the opines (in Agrobacterium) octopine and nopaline, etc.), translated as MTKAQAYVKTEKTPDMPPPASSIGIIGWLRENLFSSPINTVLTILAALFVAWVAPPLFDWLFFSANWSGGPDACRADPTVACWTFVDTRISQFLYGFYPHEMRWRVDIPLLILVAGIAALVIDRVPAKRWVGLFMLIAYPILTWILLYGGFFGLDVVPTNRWGGFMLTLVIALTGIVISLPLGIVLALGRRSHMPFIRLICVFFIEFWRGVPLITVLFMSSVMLPLFLPEGVSFNELLRALIGVALFSSAYMAEVVRGGLQAISKGQYEGADSLGLAYWQKMRLIILPQALKIVIPGIVNTFIGLFKDTTLVLIIGLLDLLGAVQAGIADPNWNAKSVAYSGYVFTAFVFWVCCYSMSQYSRKVERKLHTGHKR; from the coding sequence ATGACCAAAGCACAAGCATATGTAAAAACGGAGAAGACCCCGGATATGCCACCGCCCGCCAGCAGCATTGGCATTATCGGCTGGCTGCGGGAAAATCTGTTTTCTTCACCGATCAACACGGTCCTGACGATTCTGGCAGCCCTGTTTGTTGCCTGGGTCGCCCCACCGTTGTTCGACTGGCTGTTCTTCAGCGCCAACTGGTCTGGCGGGCCGGATGCCTGCCGCGCAGACCCCACGGTTGCCTGCTGGACCTTCGTCGATACCCGTATCAGCCAGTTCCTGTATGGGTTCTATCCGCATGAAATGCGCTGGCGCGTCGATATTCCCCTGCTGATTCTGGTAGCGGGCATCGCCGCCCTCGTCATCGATCGGGTTCCGGCCAAACGCTGGGTCGGGCTGTTCATGCTGATCGCCTATCCGATCCTGACCTGGATACTGCTATATGGTGGCTTCTTCGGCCTGGACGTCGTACCGACCAACCGTTGGGGCGGCTTCATGCTGACCCTTGTCATCGCACTCACCGGCATTGTGATTTCACTGCCGTTGGGGATTGTGTTGGCGCTTGGTCGGCGCTCTCACATGCCGTTCATCCGGCTGATCTGCGTCTTCTTCATCGAGTTCTGGCGCGGTGTGCCGCTGATCACAGTTCTGTTCATGTCCAGTGTGATGCTGCCATTGTTCCTGCCGGAAGGCGTCAGCTTCAACGAATTGCTGCGCGCCCTGATCGGTGTCGCCCTGTTCTCGTCGGCCTATATGGCAGAGGTTGTTCGTGGCGGTCTGCAGGCCATCTCAAAGGGCCAGTATGAAGGTGCGGATAGCCTGGGCCTGGCCTATTGGCAGAAAATGCGTCTGATCATTCTGCCACAGGCCCTGAAGATCGTGATCCCGGGTATCGTGAACACCTTCATCGGTCTGTTCAAGGATACCACGCTGGTCCTGATCATCGGCCTGCTGGACCTGCTGGGTGCGGTTCAGGCAGGTATTGCGGACCCGAACTGGAACGCAAAGAGCGTCGCTTACAGCGGCTATGTCTTTACCGCATTCGTTTTCTGGGTCTGCTGCTATAGCATGTCGCAATACAGCCGCAAGGTTGAACGGAAACTGCACACCGGACACAAGAGGTAA